One genomic window of Punica granatum isolate Tunisia-2019 chromosome 1, ASM765513v2, whole genome shotgun sequence includes the following:
- the LOC116206144 gene encoding disease resistance protein RPM1-like encodes MDRELILVVKMGGLGKTTLANQAFDDPAVKKHFAVRVWVTLSPSFQDRRAPQGHLQQVASQTRKSTPRRAADTSNCDWPKMMIKSVLLNKRYLIFLDDIWHKRKWDAIKYAFPNDKHGSRLMLTMRNNDVASASCANFGWKVYELMPLPEEESWKLFYRKTFEANSCPPNLEVISKFILRKCEGLPLPIVAIGGVLASKDIRRVDEWDLVRRTLRVEIDSNDRLRKINKVLSLSFDDLPYYLKSCFLHLSVYLEGHVIKCMSLIRLRVAEGFVQEKRRQDLGRSCR; translated from the coding sequence ATGGACAGGGAACTAATATTGGTGGTCAAGATGGGAGGGCTTGGGAAGACAACCCTCGCAAATCAAGCCTTTGATGATCCAGCAGTGAAGAAGCATTTTGCTGTTCGTGTTTGGGTGACGCTTTCTCCATCCTTCCAAGACCGAAGAGCTCCTCAAGGACATCTTCAACAGGTTGCCAGTCAGACCAGAAAATCGACTCCAAGAAGAGCTGCAGACACCTCGAACTGTGACTGGCCGAAAATGATGATAAAGAGCGTGCTGCTTAACAAGAGGTACCTGATATTTCTTGACGATATCTGGCACAAAAGGAAATGGGATGCCATCAAATACGCATTTCCAAATGACAAGCATGGCAGTAGGCTGATGCTCACCATGCGAAACAATGACGTGGCATCAGCCTCCTGTGCAAATTTTGGCTGGAAGGTCTATGAACTAATGCCCTTGCCTGAAGAGGAGTCCTGGAAGCTCTTTTATAGAAAGACATTTGAGGCGAACAGTTGCCCTCCTAACTTAGAGGTCATCAGCAAATTTATCTTAAGAAAGTGCGAAGGGTTGCCCCTCCCAATCGTGGCTATTGGTGGTGTTCTGGCTTCGAAAGACATTCGTAGAGTCGATGAGTGGGACCTTGTCAGGAGAACACTACGAGTGGAGATTGACAGCAATGACCGGCTGAGAAAAATTAACAAGGTGCTATCACTCAGTTTTGATGATTTGCCTTACTACCTGAAGTCGTGTTTCCTGCACTTGAGTGTCTACCTGGAGGGTCATGTGATCAAGTGCATGAGTTTGATTAGATTACGGGTGGCAGAAGGATTTGTCCAAGAAAAGAGAAGGCAGGACCTTGGAAGAAGTTGCCGGTGA